The following proteins are encoded in a genomic region of Actinomycetota bacterium:
- a CDS encoding grhN gives MRSKPPPARLMRLFNPLMRVAIRSRLGRRMEPLAVLRYHGRHSGRRRDIPVGVHDVAGVPSVFTDRPWRLNFAGGAEVIVMRAGQARPARAELVEDPDQVGSALAVAIREVGPRKLGLAVAEGHRPTAAELAAVGRSMIRLHFDA, from the coding sequence GTGCGGTCGAAGCCGCCGCCGGCCCGGCTCATGCGGCTTTTCAACCCGTTGATGCGCGTCGCGATCCGTTCGCGCCTCGGACGGCGGATGGAACCCCTCGCCGTGCTCCGCTACCACGGGCGGCACAGCGGGAGACGGCGCGACATCCCGGTCGGCGTCCACGATGTCGCGGGCGTCCCGTCGGTGTTCACCGACCGACCGTGGCGGCTCAACTTCGCGGGCGGAGCCGAGGTGATCGTGATGCGGGCCGGCCAGGCGCGGCCCGCCCGGGCCGAGCTGGTGGAGGACCCCGACCAGGTCGGGTCCGCGCTGGCCGTCGCGATACGAGAGGTCGGGCCGCGAAAGCTCGGTCTGGCCGTCGCCGAGGGTCACCGGCCCACGGCCGCAGAGCTCGCTGCCGTCGGCCGTTCGATGATCAGACTCCACTTCGACGCGTAG